A part of uncultured Fibrobacter sp. genomic DNA contains:
- a CDS encoding secretin N-terminal domain-containing protein, with amino-acid sequence MTKILTVLLLVVGLTTAWSAPAEGSVQTPNKKLYDFSFVDMNFEAVFSSVSVIAGVDIILAPEVKGKTSLKVTKKTWQETLDIVCSMNDLTWIIEDKYILIQRSATYQAKQKKIADEEAQAEQNAPLVRKNFQVHHAKAEELVKVLESMKSSRGRITTVERTNSIIVYDTDGKIEQMEKALTELDVETLQIMITAKLVVVNSERARELGVDWTARMGTQTLTPGTVTTPTGSNSGDTRTSAAIHSLPNGGASPAVGNATTAITASLLDNNLQIAISNIMGDASTEVLASPQVSTLDNTEAQVFMGDKVSIRVIDDSGESSTQLVETGIKLTVTPHVSGDNRILLDLHPENNSYGYDEKGQVVISTQEAKTKVVVADGETVVIGGLTRNENTESESGIPFLKDIPLLGNLFKYSRKAVTKRDLIIFVTPRIIRNYVGSVELSEASPDVKGAPAAKKTQTTTEPGEGETPIVEPKPQPAQEQPKSESSDAPAAPDIEEDEGGWN; translated from the coding sequence ATGACAAAAATCCTTACTGTTCTTCTCTTGGTGGTGGGTCTCACTACTGCATGGAGCGCTCCTGCCGAAGGTTCGGTGCAAACCCCCAACAAGAAATTGTATGACTTCAGTTTCGTCGACATGAACTTCGAAGCCGTGTTCAGCTCTGTCTCCGTGATTGCCGGTGTGGACATTATCCTTGCTCCCGAAGTCAAGGGTAAGACAAGCCTCAAGGTGACCAAGAAGACTTGGCAAGAAACGCTCGACATCGTTTGTAGCATGAACGACTTGACTTGGATCATCGAAGACAAGTACATCTTGATTCAGCGCTCTGCGACTTACCAGGCAAAGCAGAAGAAGATTGCCGATGAAGAAGCCCAGGCCGAACAGAATGCTCCGCTTGTCCGTAAGAACTTCCAGGTTCACCATGCCAAGGCTGAAGAATTGGTGAAGGTGCTCGAAAGTATGAAGTCTAGCCGCGGCCGTATTACGACGGTGGAACGCACGAACTCGATCATTGTGTACGATACCGATGGCAAGATTGAGCAGATGGAAAAGGCTTTGACCGAACTCGATGTCGAAACGCTCCAGATTATGATTACGGCTAAGCTCGTGGTCGTGAATAGCGAACGTGCTCGCGAACTCGGTGTGGACTGGACCGCAAGAATGGGTACACAGACCCTTACTCCGGGAACGGTTACTACTCCGACGGGTAGCAACTCGGGCGATACCCGTACCAGTGCTGCAATTCATTCTTTGCCGAATGGCGGTGCTTCGCCGGCAGTGGGCAATGCTACGACTGCTATTACCGCAAGTTTGCTGGATAACAACTTGCAGATTGCTATTTCGAACATCATGGGTGACGCTTCTACCGAAGTGCTCGCTTCTCCGCAGGTTTCGACTCTCGACAATACCGAAGCTCAGGTGTTCATGGGCGACAAGGTGTCTATCCGCGTGATTGACGATAGTGGTGAATCTTCGACGCAGCTCGTGGAAACCGGTATCAAGCTGACTGTGACTCCGCACGTTTCTGGCGACAACCGCATTTTGCTTGACCTGCACCCGGAAAACAACTCTTACGGCTACGACGAAAAGGGCCAGGTGGTGATCAGTACTCAGGAAGCCAAGACCAAGGTCGTGGTGGCTGACGGTGAAACGGTCGTGATCGGTGGTCTTACCCGTAACGAAAATACCGAAAGTGAATCCGGTATTCCGTTCCTCAAGGATATCCCGCTGCTCGGTAACCTCTTCAAGTACAGCCGTAAGGCTGTCACTAAGCGAGACCTGATTATCTTCGTGACTCCGCGTATCATTCGTAACTATGTGGGCTCTGTCGAACTTTCTGAAGCCTCTCCCGATGTCAAGGGTGCCCCGGCTGCAAAGAAGACTCAGACCACGACTGAACCGGGCGAAGGTGAAACTCCGATTGTGGAACCCAAGCCGCAGCCTGCTCAGGAACAGCCTAAGTCTGAATCGTCTGATGCTCCGGCCGCTCCGGATATCGAAGAAGATGAAGGCGGTTGGAATTAA
- a CDS encoding type 4a pilus biogenesis protein PilO, with translation MGKIDLKDKRNVYAIVVCLLIMVAAHMVYNYVWDPFTAQRESLERNLQSAQAELDKINAKKHRVAELEMQLAQAEKDFEKLKEMFPEEEKVPLRLQDLYAVIRSSMVQIQKFNPEGRAEKEHYIENRYSIAVNSGYHMLGYLFAEIANFNYPTAITNLRLNRYSGIKAEIEKSETHGWTPITMSVTFNLTTYTSKKVGK, from the coding sequence ATGGGTAAGATAGATCTTAAAGACAAACGAAACGTATATGCCATAGTCGTGTGCCTTTTGATTATGGTTGCCGCGCACATGGTATATAACTATGTGTGGGATCCGTTTACCGCTCAGCGAGAATCCTTGGAACGCAATCTCCAGTCGGCTCAGGCTGAATTGGACAAGATTAACGCCAAGAAGCATCGTGTGGCTGAACTCGAAATGCAACTCGCTCAGGCCGAAAAGGATTTCGAAAAGCTGAAGGAAATGTTCCCTGAAGAAGAAAAGGTGCCGCTGCGTTTGCAGGACCTTTACGCGGTGATTCGTAGTTCCATGGTGCAGATTCAGAAGTTTAATCCTGAAGGCCGTGCCGAAAAGGAACACTATATTGAAAACCGCTATTCTATCGCGGTCAATTCGGGTTACCACATGCTGGGTTACCTGTTTGCAGAAATTGCAAACTTCAATTACCCGACTGCGATTACGAACCTTCGCTTGAACCGTTATTCGGGTATCAAGGCCGAAATCGAAAAGTCTGAAACTCACGGCTGGACGCCGATTACTATGTCGGTCACGTTCAACCTGACAACGTACACGTCGAAAAAGGTAGGCAAATGA
- a CDS encoding PilN domain-containing protein gives MASTKKEPTRNALAISINLLPPEYRKKQKDFTWVTDRRIIWPTVALLVAIVAVVMLQGYVTETINGLSQELSRVQEEVERERPLLSKISDLEQKQGVINTKINALKSIQVSKKRWVILFENISSVLPPNMWITSINQMGEFDLEMRGVTYDFSEVAEYMVKLEKQASIQSVSLVTISTSKQDGKEAYNFTIKVILNRDLGLGEGDNG, from the coding sequence ATGGCGTCTACGAAAAAAGAACCCACAAGAAATGCCTTGGCCATTTCCATTAACCTGCTTCCTCCGGAATACCGCAAGAAGCAGAAAGACTTTACATGGGTAACTGACCGTCGCATCATTTGGCCTACAGTTGCACTGCTTGTTGCAATTGTAGCTGTGGTCATGTTGCAAGGTTACGTTACTGAAACCATTAACGGATTGAGCCAAGAACTGTCGCGTGTTCAAGAAGAAGTGGAGCGCGAACGTCCGTTGCTTTCCAAGATTAGCGACCTCGAACAGAAACAGGGCGTGATCAATACGAAGATCAACGCGCTCAAGTCTATCCAGGTCAGCAAGAAACGCTGGGTTATTTTGTTCGAAAATATCTCGTCGGTGCTTCCTCCTAACATGTGGATCACAAGCATTAACCAGATGGGTGAATTCGATCTTGAAATGCGTGGCGTCACTTATGACTTCTCGGAAGTCGCCGAATACATGGTGAAACTCGAGAAACAGGCGAGCATTCAGTCAGTTTCGTTGGTGACCATCTCGACCTCGAAACAGGACGGGAAAGAAGCCTATAATTTCACCATCAAGGTAATCCTCAATAGGGACCTTGGCCTTGGGGAGGGTGATAATGGGTAA
- the pilM gene encoding pilus assembly protein PilM: MALGLISKIRGLRETVGIDVGHYSIKYVKVLHGTSGNKIVLDADLERVPDGCIVNGEIQVREGDAPTDKDGKREKDGAELLAEAMAKLLIRHPIDDSCDIVASVNCGAGAGGVLVDRVSVKVPKNGNEAAIILQTAQSRPPFDDQDNVIDYEIFSREGDDVKVNVVAAKSALLDSWAQFFNRRGLKLSALDVDIFGLLNAYIATVEDSEKDKTVAIFNIGEKKMSVAFVQDGQFHSMRAMAGGSLDMVISKTCMNLGIDSEKCHEILSKGDLSVVDGFSEAEVEAALRLAYEDLMAQIDIGIRYFSSSEDSKPLDKILLGGGGAAAPGLREFISEHAGIETDTVNPFRLVPCDSKVFGEGGLSIALSNIYAPALGLAMRKF, translated from the coding sequence TTGGCTTTAGGATTGATTTCTAAAATCCGTGGCTTACGCGAAACCGTCGGTATTGATGTTGGTCATTACAGCATCAAGTACGTAAAAGTTTTGCATGGCACGAGCGGAAACAAGATTGTTTTGGATGCCGACTTGGAACGAGTGCCGGATGGCTGCATCGTAAACGGTGAAATCCAGGTTCGCGAAGGGGACGCGCCGACCGATAAGGACGGCAAACGCGAAAAAGATGGTGCCGAACTGCTCGCCGAAGCAATGGCGAAGCTTCTGATTCGTCACCCGATCGACGATTCCTGCGATATTGTCGCCTCGGTAAACTGTGGAGCTGGCGCCGGTGGTGTGCTGGTGGACCGAGTCTCTGTCAAAGTTCCGAAAAACGGTAACGAAGCCGCTATTATTCTTCAGACCGCCCAGTCCCGTCCTCCCTTCGATGACCAGGACAACGTGATCGACTATGAAATCTTTTCTCGTGAAGGTGACGACGTTAAAGTGAACGTGGTGGCCGCAAAGAGCGCGCTTTTGGACTCCTGGGCGCAGTTTTTTAATCGCCGCGGGCTCAAACTGTCGGCGCTGGATGTCGATATTTTTGGCTTGCTAAATGCTTACATTGCAACGGTGGAAGACTCCGAAAAAGACAAGACAGTTGCAATTTTCAATATCGGCGAAAAGAAGATGAGTGTTGCCTTTGTTCAAGATGGCCAGTTCCACTCCATGCGTGCCATGGCCGGTGGTTCGCTTGATATGGTCATCAGCAAGACCTGCATGAACTTGGGTATTGATTCTGAAAAATGTCATGAAATTTTAAGCAAGGGAGACTTGTCCGTAGTGGACGGTTTCTCTGAAGCAGAAGTCGAAGCCGCGCTCCGACTGGCATACGAGGACCTGATGGCGCAGATCGATATCGGTATCCGCTACTTCTCGTCTTCTGAAGATTCTAAACCGCTCGACAAAATCTTGTTGGGTGGAGGTGGAGCCGCCGCCCCTGGTCTGAGGGAATTTATCTCGGAACACGCTGGCATTGAAACTGATACGGTGAACCCGTTCAGGCTCGTGCCCTGTGATTCCAAGGTGTTTGGCGAAGGCGGACTCTCTATTGCCTTGTCTAATATTTACGCCCCTGCGTTGGGCTTGGCTATGAGGAAATTCTAA
- a CDS encoding PilZ domain-containing protein yields the protein MEWLSGWLPEWPPKFPPDPLYLVWAALIIFLFFALFALWEVHCINRRREHEEMFGTQVFDVKVAAFGFSDKEKRTLDKIIRMSSFENKDAILNSSGLFEQAVTTFYDVRNVFDVRDETVEAVERLRNKMNFTASNPLSEIYSTRQFNVGDRIDLFPENGTLIKRSEIVWRTEKEWAITYDGSDGPAKSFVGRDIRIRWTRPDDAIYSTTLQIRRLDDSANFVLHHSADLDKRQLRRWVREQVAFPVTAIFENGETLYGTLLDLSAGGIMIGLPKECYPGQHMRIQFELPSFGDEDVEIEILRNLGQKNKDFPNYYCLTASFRGKFGWTQERVLQYLFELSKSKKESKKWVKQV from the coding sequence ATGGAATGGTTATCTGGATGGTTGCCTGAATGGCCGCCTAAGTTCCCGCCCGACCCGCTTTATTTGGTGTGGGCGGCGTTAATCATTTTCTTATTCTTTGCTTTGTTTGCACTGTGGGAAGTTCATTGCATTAATCGTCGTCGTGAACACGAAGAAATGTTTGGAACCCAGGTTTTTGATGTCAAGGTCGCTGCATTCGGTTTTTCTGACAAAGAAAAAAGGACTTTGGACAAAATAATCAGAATGTCGTCCTTTGAAAATAAGGATGCCATCCTGAATTCGTCGGGTCTTTTTGAACAGGCTGTTACTACGTTCTACGATGTTCGAAACGTGTTTGATGTGCGCGATGAGACCGTGGAAGCTGTAGAGCGCTTGCGCAACAAGATGAATTTTACGGCGTCTAATCCTTTGTCTGAAATTTATTCGACAAGACAATTTAATGTGGGTGACCGAATTGACTTGTTTCCGGAAAACGGGACCTTGATCAAGAGGTCCGAGATTGTCTGGCGTACCGAAAAGGAATGGGCTATCACTTACGATGGCAGTGACGGCCCTGCCAAGTCTTTTGTCGGACGAGACATCCGCATCCGCTGGACTCGCCCGGACGATGCCATTTATTCGACCACGCTTCAAATCCGCCGTTTAGACGATTCTGCAAATTTTGTTTTACATCATTCTGCGGATCTGGATAAGCGCCAGCTGCGTCGCTGGGTTCGTGAACAGGTTGCGTTCCCTGTGACTGCCATATTCGAAAACGGCGAAACCCTGTATGGGACTTTGCTCGATCTTTCTGCTGGCGGTATCATGATTGGACTGCCCAAGGAGTGCTATCCGGGACAGCACATGCGTATCCAGTTTGAGCTCCCGAGCTTCGGTGACGAAGACGTGGAAATTGAGATTTTGCGCAATTTGGGGCAGAAAAACAAGGATTTCCCCAACTATTATTGCCTTACAGCCTCTTTCCGTGGTAAGTTCGGTTGGACCCAGGAAAGGGTGCTTCAGTACCTTTTTGAACTAAGTAAATCCAAAAAAGAGTCAAAAAAGTGGGTAAAACAGGTCTAA